From one Triticum urartu cultivar G1812 chromosome 3, Tu2.1, whole genome shotgun sequence genomic stretch:
- the LOC125547808 gene encoding protein alan shepard-like isoform X1: MLEEFRAEQAVRQQSAHALLAGRAGGPVPPSPGASSSGTAAGTSPAGGRGRNHRRGHGNGTGNSSSAAPSVPRNPAYPAPAPGANSWTGLVQAWPVPWRAPGVGVLGPRPGVPHQHAMMAAPMAPPPHGYTYGYAPGFNPGGYGPAPSGYAPGFTHGASTSTTPWDMGALQSALQHSAQSPPSAGSSSDWVLDTGASAHMTSNAGHPHSGGDSAM; the protein is encoded by the exons ATGCTGGAGGAGTTTCGCGCTGAGCAGGCCGTGCGCCAACAGTCGGCTCACGCTCTCCTCGCCGGCCGCGCTGGTGGCCCCGTGCCGCCGTCTCCTGGCGCTTCCAGCTCCGGTACCGCTGCAGGCACCAGCCCCGCCGGTGGTCGCGGGCGTAACCACCGTCGCGGGCATGGGAACGGGACCGGCAATTCGTCCTCCGCGGCTCCTTCTGTGCCCCGCAACCCAGCATACCCGGCGCCTGCTCCCGGCGCGAACTCCTGGACTGGCCTTGTCCAGGCATGGCCGGTCCCTTGGCGCGCGCCCGGCGTGGGCGTGCTCGGCCCGCGCCCCGGCGTTCCGCATCAGCACGCCATGATGGCCGCGCCCATGGCTCCTCCACCGCACGGCTACACCTACGGCTACGCCCCCGGCTTCAATCCCGGCGGATACGGACCCGCACCCAGTGGCTACGCCCCCGGCTTCACCCACGGCGCGTCGACATCCACCACGCCCTGGGACATGGGCGCTCTTCAGAGTGCACTGCAGCACTCCGCCCAGTCGCCGCCGTCCGCCGGGAGCTCGTCGGACTGGGTCCTCGACACTGGGGCCTCCGCGCACATGACCTCCAACGCTG GACATCCGCACTCGGGCGGTGATTCTGCGATGTGA
- the LOC125542579 gene encoding uncharacterized protein LOC125542579: MLTQLRGIMISSTCYVNNSQTILVYEIIILSRSQSIFTLNFSSIIARQNFAFNYCNSYQKRSRFPFSSHISERQTCNLQMIIALQDLIAPQAFQASELLQEIKSFLLVAAPRDGTMKHTTSDSDVTSLATTSPSRSPKRAAYYVVSPSRDSRDDGDKSSSTQATPVYNSPLDSPSHQSSIGPHSRASSASRFSGNLTGGGRAAATRKRPHGHGKGWHEVDVIDEEEAEDAGVDQEQELSRSCVAAFWFSVLVLAFTLVCLVVWGAARRDKPSVLVKSLRVENFYAGEGTDGTGVPTKFVTMNCSLEIDVHNPSTMFGIHVSSTSIQLYYSQIPIASGQLDKFYQPKKSRHVASVTLHGEKTPLYGAGATFVLTDTDGVPLTVDLAVRTRGYVIGRLVRVTHAKRVRCPVLVSSLTDKPIMIAQTACSYS; the protein is encoded by the exons ATGCTGACGCAATTGCGCGGGATTATGATTTCATCGACGTGCTACGTTAATAATTCCCAAACAATCCTGGTCTACGAGATTATAATTTTGTCCCGCTCTCAATCAATATTCACTCTTAATTTCTCTTCAATTATAGCGCGTCAAAATTTTGCCTTCAATTATTGCAATTCTTACCAAAAGCGTTCACGTTTTCCCTTTTCTTCCCATATAAGCGAGCGTCAAACTTGCAATCTTCAGATGATTATTGCCCTCCAAGATCTCATTGCTCCACAAGCGTTTCAGGCCAGTGAGCTTCTCCAAGAAATCAAATCCTTCCTCCTGGTGGCAGCGCCGCGCGACGGGACGATGAAGCACACGACGTCGGACTCGGACGTGACGAGCCTGGCGACCACGTCGCCGTCGCGGTCCCCGAAGCGGGCGGCCTACTACGTCGTCAGCCCGTCGCGCGACTCGCGGGACGACGGCGACAAGTCCTCGTCCACGCAGGCCACCCCCGTGTACAACAGCCCCCTCGACTCCCCGTCGCACCAGTCCTCCATCGGCCCGCACTCCAGGGCCTCCTCCGCCAGCCGCTTCTCCGGGAACCTCACCGGCGGCGGCCGGGCCGCCGCCACCCGGAAGCGCCCCCACGGCCACGGCAAGGGGTGGCACGAGGTGGACGTGATtgacgaggaggaggccgaggacGCCGGCGTGGACCAGGAGCAGGAGCTCTCCAGGAGCTGCGTCGCCGCCTTCTGGTTCTCGGTTCTCGTCCTCGCCTTCACCCTCGTCTGCCTCGTCGTCTGGGGCGCCGCCCGCCGTGATAAACCCAGCGTCCTCGTCAAG AGCTTGAGAGTGGAGAATTTCTACGCCGGCGAAGGGACGGACGGCACCGGAGTGCCGACCAAGTTCGTCACGATGAACTGCTCGCTCGAGATTGACGTCCACAACCCCTCCACCATGTTCGGCATCCATGTCTCTTCCACCTCCATCCAGCTCTACTATTCCCAGATACCCATCGCCAGCGGTCAG CTGGACAAGTTCTACCAGCCGAAGAAGAGCCGGCACGTCGCATCGGTGACCCTGCACGGCGAGAAGACGCCGCTCTACGGAGCCGGGGCTACCTTCGTCCTCACCGACACCGACGGCGTGCCCCTCACCGTGGACTTGGCGGTGAGGACGAGAGGGTATGTCATCGGCAGGCTTGTCAGGGTGACACACGCCAAGCGTGTGCGATGCCCGGTTCTTGTGAGCTCTCTCACCGACAAGCCCATCATGATCGCCCAGACTGCTTGCAGCTACTCTTGA
- the LOC125547808 gene encoding uncharacterized protein LOC125547808 isoform X2, with the protein MSHGSNPFAPGSSASASMDTNSSSSSDGSPAASPGHAAAAAAGAGALHAVPAPAVSTAAGPSVVLAAPSFPASILQTVDICQHVLVTLDLAAGNYAQWRRFFDAVIGMFGLRSHLDADFAAPLDNPDWVMVDHCVVHWLYTTISPELLEIVMQPENTTATVWASIQGIFHDNQLSRAVYIDAEYHACVQGDLTVWSTAPA; encoded by the coding sequence ATGTCGCACGGTTCTAACCCCTTTGCGCCTGGTTCCTCCGCTTCCGCTTCCATGGACacgaactcctcttcctcctctgaTGGCTCGCCCGCCGCGTCGCCCGGCCACGCCGCGGCCGcggccgccggcgccggcgccctCCACGCTGTGCCAGCGCCCGCTGTCTCGACTGCTGCCGGCCCCAGCGTTGTGCTTGCGGCGCCCTCCTTCCCTGCCTCCATCCTGCAGACGGTTGACATTTGTCAGCATGTCCTGGTCACTCTCGACCTGGCGGCCGGCAACTACGCTCAGTGGCGGCGCTTCTTCGACGCCGTCATTGGCATGTTCGGCCTCCGCAGCCACCTGGATGCCGACTTCGCCGCTCCTCTCGACAACCCCGACTGGGTCATGGTCGACCACTGCGTGGTGCATTGGCTGTATACCACGATCTCGCCGGAGCTGCTCGAGATCGTCATGCAGCCTGAGAACACCACCGCCACCGTCTGGGCCTCCATCCAGGGCATCTTCCACGACAACCAGCTCTCCCGTGCCGTCTACATCGACGCGGAGTACCACGCCTGCGTCCAGGGCGATCTGACCGTCTGGAGTACTGCACCCGCCTAA
- the LOC125542578 gene encoding pentatricopeptide repeat-containing protein At5g25630-like, whose protein sequence is MLQDGIQLTPASTSNSTGKTRNKGKELNGSASTEEEEKRQGNGGDAQPPPASTCTTCAKGHTCQAVVSRTREMRSLIDAKKSHQAQALFGHLADEGHRPSLVTYTTLLTAVTNQRAFEAIPSLLAGIDAAGLRPDAIFFNALINSFVEAGRMGEATSTFWKMSRHHPGCRPTISTFNTLIKGFGIAGRPDESQRIFDMMAGGDGAGVASTVRPNLTTYNILVKAWCDHRRLEEAWGVVGRMRARGVEPDVVTYNTVASAYAKNDETWRAEELVVEMVRARLRTSERTWGIIVGGYCREGRLEEALRCVRQMKDAGVLPNVIVFNTLLKGFLDANDTAAADDVLGLMEQFGIEPDIVTYSHQLNAFSSLGHMAKCSKVFDTMVEARIEPDPQVYSILAKGHVRAQQPGKAEELLERMRRLGVRPNVVTFTTVISGWCSVADMDNAARVYKKMRDAGVRPNLRTFETLIWGYSEQKQPWKAEEVLRMMQEAGVRPKQSTYSLVADAWKAVGLVKNANRNLGSPDDRRRPAPNASDHDEPDRRPDDDDDKLQRSGRASEQATSDPSSRASFVQVTSALGTGRAGDFASSAPPSSSSPWRSCQLRLRSSGFCRERRQKQGGLYSHSISSIKMVFLS, encoded by the exons ATGCTACAAGACGGCATACAACTGACGCCGGCCTCCACTTCCAACAGCACGGGCAAGACAAGAAACAAGGGGAAAGAGCTCAACGGATCCGCCTCCACG gaggaggaggagaagcgcCAGGGCAATGGCGGCGACGCGCAGCCGCCGCCGGCGAGCACCTGCACGACGTGCGCCAAGGGGCACACGTGCCAGGCCGTGGTCAGCCGGACGCGGGAGATGCGCAGCCTGATCGACGCCAAGAAATCTCACCAGGCGCAGGCCCTGTTCGGCCACCTCGCCGACGAGGGCCACCGCCCGTCCCTGGTGACGTACACCACCCTGCTCACCGCGGTGACGAACCAGCGCGCGTTCGAGGCGATCCCTTCGCTGCTCGCCGGCATCGACGCCGCCGGGCTGCGGCCGGACGCCATCTTCTTCAACGCCCTCATCAACTCCTTCGTGGAGGCCGGGCGGATGGGCGAGGCCACCAGCACCTTCTGGAAGATGAGCCGCCACCACCCGGGCTGCCGCCCCACCATCAGCACCTTCAACACGCTCATCAAGGGCTTCGGCATCGCCGGCCGCCCCGACGAGTCGCAGCGCATCTTCGACATGATGGCCGGCGGCGACGGCGCCGGGGTCGCGTCCACGGTGAGGCCCAACCTGACCACCTACAACATCCTGGTGAAGGCGTGGTGCGACCACCGGAGGCTGGAGGAGGCGTGGGGCGTGGTGGGCCGGATGCGGGCGCGCGGCGTGGAGCCCGACGTCGTCACCTACAACACCGTCGCCAGCGCCTACGCCAAGAACGACGAGACGTGGCGGGCGGAGGAGCTGGTGGTGGAGATGGTGCGCGCCAGGCTGCGCACCAGCGAGCGCACCTGGGGAATCATCGTCGGCGGATACTGCCGGGAGGGCAGGCTGGAGGAGGCGCTCCGCTGCGTCCGCCAGATGAAGGACGCCGGCGTCCTCCCCAACGTCATCGTCTTCAACACCCTCCTCAAGGGCTTCCTCGACGCCAACGACACGGCCGCCGCCGACGAC GTTCTCGGGCTGATGGAGCAGTTCGGCATCGAGCCGGACATCGTGACGTACAGCCACCAGCTGAACGCCTTCAGCTCGCTGGGGCACATGGCGAAGTGCAGCAAGGTGTTCGACACGATGGTAGAGGCCAGGATCGAGCCGGACCCGCAGGTGTACAGCATCCTGGCCAAGGGCCACGTCCGGGCGCAGCAGCCCGGCAAGGCGGAGGAGCTCCTGGAGCGGATGCGCCGCCTCGGCGTGCGCCCCAACGTCGTCACCTTCACCACCGTCATCAGCGGCTGGTGCAGCGTCGCCGACATGGACAACGCCGCCAGGGTGTACAAGAAGATGCGGGACGCCGGCGTGCGCCCCAACCTCCGGACGTTCGAGACGCTCATCTGGGGGTACAGCGAGCAGAAGCAGCCGTGGAAGGCCGAGGAGGTCCTCCGGATGATGCAGGAGGCCGGCGTCAGGCCGAAGCAGAGCACCTACAGCCTCGTCGCCGATGCGTGGAAGGCCGTCGGCCTGGTCAAGAACGCCAACCGCAACctcggttcccccgacgaccgtCGTCGCCCCGCCCCCAACGCGAGCGATCACGACGAGCCGGACCGCCGTcccgacgacgacgacgacaagcTGCAGAGATCCGGAAGAGCCAGTGAGCAGGCAACGAGTGATCCATCATCACGTGCCAGTTTCGTGCAGGTGACAAGCGCGCTAGGGACAGGCAGGGCTGGAGACTTTGCATCGTCggcgccgccgtcgtcgtcgtcgccgtgGCGATCGTGTCAGCTCCGACTGCGATCCTCGGGGTTTTGCAGGGAGCGAAGGCAGAAGCAGGGTGGGCTGTACAGTCACAGCATCAGCTCAATCAAGATGGTCTTCCTCAGTTAA